Proteins from one Oscillatoria nigro-viridis PCC 7112 genomic window:
- a CDS encoding photosystem II protein, Psb35-related produces MAIVISLLIVGWVAAALIGTQAYFLGEQSKPIHERNWNDESFEKLAVAITATEMDYSVRVPAYSLDAYGSRTISNS; encoded by the coding sequence ATGGCTATTGTAATCTCTCTTTTAATCGTCGGTTGGGTCGCAGCAGCATTAATTGGCACTCAAGCATATTTCCTCGGGGAACAGTCAAAGCCCATCCACGAGCGGAATTGGAACGATGAATCTTTTGAAAAATTGGCTGTAGCAATCACAGCAACAGAGATGGATTACAGCGTTCGCGTTCCCGCCTACAGCCTGGATGCTTACGGCAGCCGCACCATCTCGAATTCTTGA
- the treS gene encoding maltose alpha-D-glucosyltransferase, whose protein sequence is MPNSMLNDDPLWFKDAIIYEVPVRAFADSNADGIGDFRGLTEKLDYLQNLGVTAIWVLPFFPSPLRDDGYDTSHYTTVNPIYGTLEDFKDLLEAAHQRGIRVIIELIVNHTSDQHAWFQRARRAPKGSNERDFYVWSDTPEKYQDARIIFQDFETSNWAWDSVAKAYYWHRFYSHQPDLNYDNPAVRQAILDVVDFWLALGVDGLRMDAVPYLYEREGTNCENLPETHQFLKQLRKHVDENFPNRMLLAEANQWPEDAVEYYAAGDECHMNFHFPLMPRLFMALYMEDSFPISDILQQTPQIPNNCQWALFLRNHDELTLEMVSDEDRDYMYRVYAQDTQARINLGIRRRLAPLMGNNRRRIELMNALLLSLPGTPVLYYGDEIGMGDNIYLGDRNGVRTPMQWSGDRNAGFSRANPQRLYAPPIVDPEYHYESVNVDAQRANPSSLWWWMKRLIAIRQRFQAFGRGTCEFLYPENRKVLAFVRTYQDEHILVVANLSRFVQTAELDLAPFKGAVPVEIFGRTEFPAVGESPYFLSLSPHTFYWFTLTVKQEDFSLQGYHTDLPSLAVIGNWKTAFATSQLSDMLLNLLPEYLRHNRWFSGTDRTIQSLEISDVVPVECKDSAGEESQVYILFLLLNYTEGMPETYVLPLGWEEMKGDVDDRAIARLQFPETNKEIGVLFDAAGEKGFLSALLGAIAKDRSYRGAAGQLVGIADSSFNSEQDLSQLDPHLFKKEQSNTSAGYGDRFVLKILRKIEEGINPELEIGRFLTERNSIQHYAPIAGALQYRTPAKQVLTVGILQKLIPDSVDAWSYTLDTLRDYFEQVMTVEAKHSGDNLSTDPENYLPNALTGQTQRPQNSLVADLSLEIPPLARELIGSYLASAELLGQRTAELHLALASDTENPAFAPENFTSFYQRSIYQHMRNLAGRTLLELKKRLPKLQPDIQKSAQKLLNREDLLMERFKSILNLRITADRIRCHGDFHFGQVLYTGKDFVIIDFGGERNRPLSERRMKRSPLRDVAGMLQSLSYAVTLALRNEVESGMIRPENLPEMEQWANVWHRWVSLTFVKRYLATAADADFLPKSIQELQVLLDAYILEKAVSELAYELNYRLDWVEIPLKRILQLLN, encoded by the coding sequence ATGCCAAACTCAATGTTAAATGACGACCCCTTGTGGTTCAAAGACGCGATTATTTACGAAGTACCAGTTCGGGCTTTTGCCGACAGCAATGCAGACGGCATCGGCGACTTTAGAGGACTGACAGAAAAACTGGATTACCTGCAAAACTTGGGAGTAACAGCAATTTGGGTACTGCCATTTTTTCCCTCGCCGCTCCGAGACGACGGCTACGATACATCTCACTATACTACGGTCAACCCGATTTACGGCACATTAGAGGATTTTAAAGACCTTTTAGAAGCCGCGCACCAGCGGGGAATTCGAGTCATTATTGAGTTAATTGTCAACCACACTTCCGACCAGCACGCTTGGTTTCAGCGAGCGCGCCGCGCCCCGAAAGGCAGTAACGAAAGAGATTTTTATGTGTGGAGCGACACGCCGGAAAAATATCAAGATGCTCGGATTATTTTCCAAGATTTTGAAACCTCTAATTGGGCGTGGGATTCTGTAGCAAAAGCTTATTACTGGCACCGTTTTTATTCTCACCAACCAGATTTGAATTACGACAATCCGGCCGTCCGCCAAGCCATCTTAGATGTGGTAGATTTCTGGTTGGCACTGGGAGTAGACGGACTGCGGATGGATGCGGTGCCTTACCTGTACGAGCGCGAAGGTACTAACTGCGAAAACCTGCCAGAAACTCACCAATTCCTGAAGCAATTGCGGAAGCACGTAGATGAAAACTTCCCGAACCGGATGCTGCTGGCTGAGGCGAATCAGTGGCCGGAGGATGCAGTGGAATATTACGCTGCTGGGGATGAATGTCACATGAACTTTCATTTTCCGCTGATGCCGCGTTTATTTATGGCTTTGTACATGGAAGATAGCTTTCCAATTAGCGACATTCTCCAGCAAACTCCGCAGATTCCCAATAACTGTCAGTGGGCATTATTTTTGCGGAATCACGATGAATTGACGCTGGAAATGGTGAGTGATGAAGACCGAGATTATATGTATCGGGTTTACGCTCAAGACACTCAGGCGAGAATTAATTTGGGCATCCGCCGCCGCTTGGCTCCTTTGATGGGAAATAACCGCCGCCGCATCGAGTTGATGAATGCTTTGCTGCTGTCTCTTCCGGGTACGCCGGTGCTTTACTACGGCGATGAAATTGGCATGGGAGACAATATCTATTTGGGCGATCGCAACGGGGTGAGAACTCCGATGCAGTGGAGTGGCGATCGCAATGCCGGTTTCAGCCGCGCTAACCCGCAGCGGCTGTACGCACCCCCAATTGTTGACCCTGAATATCACTACGAATCTGTTAACGTGGACGCGCAGCGGGCGAATCCGAGTTCTCTGTGGTGGTGGATGAAACGCCTGATTGCAATTAGGCAGCGCTTCCAAGCATTCGGCCGCGGAACTTGCGAGTTTCTGTACCCGGAAAACCGCAAAGTTTTAGCTTTTGTACGCACTTATCAAGACGAACACATCCTCGTAGTGGCTAATTTGTCGCGCTTCGTCCAGACGGCAGAATTAGACCTTGCGCCCTTTAAAGGTGCTGTTCCGGTGGAGATTTTCGGCCGCACGGAGTTTCCTGCTGTGGGCGAGTCGCCTTACTTTTTGAGCTTGAGTCCTCACACGTTTTACTGGTTTACTCTGACTGTTAAACAAGAAGATTTTTCGTTGCAGGGTTATCATACAGACTTGCCTAGTTTGGCGGTCATAGGCAATTGGAAAACTGCTTTTGCTACAAGTCAGTTAAGCGATATGCTGCTGAATCTTTTGCCGGAATACTTGCGCCACAATCGCTGGTTTAGCGGTACAGACAGGACAATTCAATCTTTAGAAATAAGTGACGTTGTGCCTGTTGAATGTAAAGATAGTGCGGGGGAGGAATCTCAAGTTTACATTCTGTTTTTGCTGTTGAATTATACTGAAGGTATGCCGGAAACTTACGTTTTGCCTTTAGGGTGGGAAGAGATGAAAGGCGATGTGGACGATCGGGCGATCGCGCGCCTGCAATTCCCAGAAACCAACAAGGAAATTGGGGTACTATTTGATGCGGCTGGGGAAAAAGGTTTTCTGAGCGCACTGCTGGGGGCGATCGCCAAAGATCGCAGTTACAGAGGTGCGGCAGGTCAACTGGTAGGAATTGCCGACAGTTCATTCAACTCAGAACAAGATTTATCGCAGCTCGACCCTCACCTGTTCAAAAAAGAACAAAGCAATACATCCGCAGGTTACGGCGACCGCTTCGTCCTGAAAATATTGCGAAAAATCGAGGAAGGAATTAACCCCGAATTAGAAATCGGACGCTTTTTAACAGAGCGCAACTCGATCCAACACTACGCTCCAATTGCCGGAGCATTGCAATACCGCACACCAGCAAAACAAGTCCTGACAGTCGGAATCCTACAAAAATTAATCCCCGACAGCGTAGATGCTTGGTCTTATACATTAGACACACTGCGCGACTATTTCGAGCAAGTAATGACAGTAGAAGCAAAGCATTCCGGTGACAATTTATCTACGGACCCCGAAAATTATTTACCGAACGCTTTGACCGGACAAACGCAGAGGCCGCAAAACTCGCTAGTAGCCGATTTATCGCTAGAAATTCCGCCATTAGCTCGCGAACTCATCGGCTCTTACTTAGCATCAGCCGAACTTTTAGGTCAGCGGACAGCCGAACTTCATCTCGCTTTAGCTTCTGACACAGAAAATCCCGCTTTTGCCCCAGAAAACTTCACTTCCTTTTACCAGCGTTCCATTTATCAACACATGAGAAATCTGGCCGGAAGAACTTTGCTAGAGCTGAAAAAACGGCTGCCCAAACTGCAGCCAGACATACAAAAATCGGCCCAAAAGCTCCTCAACCGCGAAGACTTGCTCATGGAACGTTTCAAGTCTATTTTGAACTTGAGAATCACGGCCGATAGAATTCGCTGTCACGGAGACTTTCATTTCGGGCAAGTTCTTTATACAGGCAAAGACTTCGTAATTATTGATTTCGGAGGAGAACGGAATCGACCCTTAAGCGAGCGGCGGATGAAGAGGTCGCCCCTGCGAGATGTTGCGGGAATGCTGCAATCTTTGAGTTACGCTGTTACTTTGGCACTCCGCAATGAAGTAGAAAGTGGCATGATTCGCCCTGAAAATCTCCCAGAAATGGAGCAGTGGGCGAACGTTTGGCACCGCTGGGTCAGCCTCACTTTTGTTAAGAGGTATTTGGCAACAGCAGCCGATGCAGATTTCTTGCCCAAATCTATACAGGAACTACAAGTTTTGCTAGATGCTTACATTTTGGAAAAAGCGGTTTCCGAGCTGGCATACGAACTCAATTACCGCTTGGATTGGGTGGAAATTCCACTGAAGCGGATTCTACAATTGCTAAATTAA
- a CDS encoding IS1634 family transposase produces MHQATELAVSNLDHLGLIAGLVDEIEIVQKINELVGEQPGEIVSPGLAVKAMIINGLGLVSAPLYLFPKFFEGKALEHLMGEGIQASHLNEYRLGRVLDKLYLAGSSQIFTTIAASAAQKFELDTETSHLDSTSFHLHGKYESELPSVSVIEPETALDSEDSEDSESTKPVSSAVPIKITYGYSRDRRPDLKQFILDLICSSDGDVPLFLRVGSGNESDRAIFASICQEFKQQLNLDSLMVADSALYSAPNLEMLTNLRWLTRVPLSIKQAQQLVSQLNEAEFTPSSVSGYSWSEHKSNYGGIEQRWLVVESSLRRDSDRQKLEKKLKKAQAEAENKLQELSKIEFACAADAAAAAHRLSKQLKFYNITQVSSKEITVKTNTNDPNAREKSSSKQRFKVQAKLEPDTGAIAKETKACGRFILATNVLETQQLEPDDMIVKYKEQQSAERGFGFLKDPLFFTDSVFLKSPERIEALALVMGLCLLVYTLGQRLLRHSLQRTNSQLKNQLGKQTNRPTLRWICQIFQSIHLVSLQGIQQISNLTAERMAILNLLPLSCKSYYLLI; encoded by the coding sequence GTGCATCAAGCAACTGAACTCGCCGTCTCTAACCTCGACCATCTTGGTTTAATAGCAGGTCTAGTTGATGAAATAGAAATTGTCCAAAAAATCAATGAGTTAGTAGGGGAACAACCGGGTGAGATTGTCAGTCCAGGTCTAGCAGTCAAAGCAATGATTATCAATGGGTTAGGGCTTGTTTCCGCTCCATTATACTTATTTCCTAAATTTTTTGAAGGCAAAGCGCTCGAACATTTAATGGGTGAAGGTATTCAAGCATCACACCTGAATGAATACCGTTTAGGTAGAGTATTAGACAAGCTATATTTAGCAGGCAGCAGCCAAATATTTACAACTATTGCCGCTTCAGCAGCTCAAAAATTTGAGCTCGATACAGAGACATCCCATTTAGATTCAACTTCCTTTCACCTGCATGGCAAATACGAATCCGAGCTACCATCTGTATCTGTTATCGAGCCAGAAACGGCGCTAGATAGCGAAGATAGCGAAGATAGCGAGTCAACTAAACCCGTGTCATCTGCCGTGCCAATTAAGATTACCTACGGCTACTCCCGCGATCGCAGACCCGACTTAAAACAATTCATTTTAGATTTAATTTGTAGTAGCGATGGAGATGTACCGCTATTTTTACGGGTGGGTTCGGGAAATGAATCAGATCGAGCCATATTCGCATCAATTTGTCAGGAGTTTAAACAACAGTTAAACCTTGACAGTTTAATGGTTGCAGATAGTGCATTATATTCAGCTCCTAACTTAGAAATGTTAACCAATTTAAGATGGTTAACCCGCGTACCGTTGAGTATCAAGCAAGCGCAGCAACTGGTATCTCAGTTAAATGAAGCAGAATTTACCCCCAGTTCTGTGAGTGGATATAGCTGGTCAGAACACAAAAGTAATTATGGTGGAATTGAACAAAGATGGCTAGTAGTAGAGAGCAGTTTGCGACGCGATTCAGACCGACAAAAACTCGAAAAAAAACTCAAAAAAGCCCAGGCTGAAGCTGAGAATAAACTGCAAGAACTCTCAAAAATTGAATTTGCTTGTGCCGCCGACGCTGCCGCCGCAGCTCATCGCTTATCCAAACAACTAAAATTTTACAATATCACCCAAGTTAGTAGCAAAGAAATTACAGTAAAGACTAATACTAACGATCCAAATGCTCGCGAGAAATCCAGCTCGAAACAGAGATTTAAAGTTCAAGCAAAACTGGAACCAGATACAGGTGCGATCGCCAAAGAAACCAAAGCCTGTGGCAGGTTTATTCTCGCCACTAATGTGCTGGAAACTCAGCAATTAGAGCCTGACGATATGATTGTGAAATACAAAGAACAGCAGTCAGCAGAAAGAGGGTTTGGGTTCTTGAAAGATCCGCTGTTTTTTACGGACAGTGTATTTCTCAAGTCGCCGGAAAGAATCGAAGCTTTGGCATTGGTAATGGGTTTGTGTTTGTTAGTCTATACTTTAGGTCAAAGGTTACTGCGTCACAGTTTGCAACGCACTAATTCCCAATTGAAAAATCAGTTGGGCAAACAAACTAATCGACCGACGCTCCGTTGGATTTGCCAGATATTTCAATCAATTCATCTGGTGAGCCTACAAGGGATTCAACAAATTTCTAATTTAACAGCCGAGCGAATGGCTATATTGAACTTGCTGCCGCTCTCCTGTAAGTCTTATTATTTATTAATCTGA
- a CDS encoding 2Fe-2S iron-sulfur cluster-binding protein, which yields MAVYQVRLVNEALALDRTISVPDDQYILDMAEDAGIRLPNGCKQGECSACVAKLLSGEIDQSEQKFLKPSELQAGYAVTCVAYPLSDCTLLTHQEQVLYQAALYFK from the coding sequence ATGGCTGTTTATCAAGTTCGGTTGGTGAATGAGGCTCTGGCGCTCGATCGCACGATCTCCGTACCAGACGACCAGTATATCTTAGATATGGCAGAAGATGCCGGCATCCGCTTGCCGAATGGATGCAAGCAAGGAGAGTGTTCTGCTTGCGTTGCCAAACTGCTGAGCGGTGAAATCGACCAAAGCGAACAAAAGTTTTTGAAGCCGTCAGAATTGCAAGCTGGCTACGCTGTTACTTGTGTGGCTTACCCGCTTTCTGACTGCACTTTGTTAACCCATCAAGAACAAGTTTTATATCAAGCTGCTCTTTATTTTAAGTAA
- a CDS encoding M20/M25/M40 family metallo-hydrolase: protein MNLKERLHSHLIQIVRDRNPYLASEGHFYAQQYIREQWAQWGTVKIDDFSVRGRIHHNFILDLPPLSPPLAKGGKQEKKQEKPIVIGAHYDTVPGTPGADDNATGVAVLLELARDIASAPLKYPVQLVAFDMEEYGCLGSSHHAAKYKQQQKSIRLMISLEMLGYCNHNSNSQSYPAGLKYFYPNSGNFIALIGTLRTVPDLINLSGKIRKSGQPCEWLPVPNRGLIVPDTRRSDHVPFWDNGDPAIMVTDTANMRNPHYHRESDRIETLDLDFLAGVCQGLVEAIRYI, encoded by the coding sequence ATGAATCTCAAAGAACGCCTGCACAGCCATCTGATTCAAATTGTACGCGATCGCAACCCATACCTCGCATCCGAAGGGCATTTTTATGCTCAGCAATACATCCGCGAACAGTGGGCACAGTGGGGAACTGTAAAAATTGACGATTTTTCGGTTCGCGGGCGAATTCATCACAATTTTATCTTGGATTTACCCCCCCTCAGTCCCCCCCTTGCTAAGGGGGGAAAGCAAGAAAAGAAGCAAGAAAAGCCGATCGTAATTGGTGCTCATTACGATACTGTACCCGGAACGCCTGGGGCCGATGATAATGCTACAGGTGTTGCTGTTTTGCTGGAACTCGCAAGGGATATCGCATCTGCGCCGCTCAAATATCCAGTGCAATTAGTCGCCTTCGATATGGAAGAATACGGCTGTTTGGGCAGCAGTCATCATGCAGCTAAATACAAGCAACAGCAAAAGTCAATCCGGTTAATGATTTCTTTGGAAATGTTGGGTTATTGCAACCATAATTCTAATTCTCAAAGCTATCCCGCTGGGTTGAAATATTTTTATCCAAATAGTGGCAATTTTATTGCTTTAATTGGCACTTTGCGGACGGTTCCCGATTTGATTAATTTGAGTGGCAAAATTCGCAAATCGGGTCAGCCCTGCGAGTGGCTGCCGGTGCCGAATCGAGGTTTAATTGTACCGGATACTCGCCGCAGCGATCATGTTCCTTTTTGGGATAATGGTGATCCGGCTATTATGGTGACTGATACTGCTAATATGCGAAATCCGCACTATCATCGAGAAAGCGATCGGATTGAAACTTTGGATTTGGATTTTCTGGCGGGTGTTTGTCAGGGATTGGTTGAGGCTATTCGATATATATAG
- a CDS encoding oxoprolinase family protein: MNAVFDDRTRWQFWIDRGGTFTDIVAKNPDGKLVIHKLLSENPERYTDAAVQGIRDILGIGADFPIPAAQIEAIKMGTTVATNALLERKGDRTILLITKGFGDALRIGYQNRPNIFARHIVLPQMLYDRVIEVAERYSAQGEELTAVNPEFIPCLQQAYDEGIRSCAIVFMHGYRYSEHEKQVAKIAREIGFTQISVSHEVSPLMKLVSRGDTAVVDAYLSPILRRYVEQVTSQLSPVGAVPPCPPSPCPPPKLMFMQSNGGLVEATQFQGKNSILSGPAGGIVGAVQTSKKAGFDKIITFDMGGTSTDVAHFNGEYEREFETEIAGVRLRSPVMAIHTVAAGGGSIVFFDGARYRVGPESAGANPGPACYRKGGPLTVTDCNVMLGKIQPDFFPKVFGLNGDLPIAPDVVKQKFGQLAGEIGGERTAEQVAEGFLAIAVEKMANAVKKISLQRGYDVSEYTLCCFGGAGGQHACAIADALGMKRVFIHPYAGVLSAYGMGLADVRAIRERAIEQQLNAALLPDLHYILTELEADGKRELNRRGADNTEDKSEVLVVKKLRLKYQGSDSVLAVNFADKIEVMQAEFEAAHRQRYSFIMPEKPLIVEAVSVEVVERMDVPEASTISPSCGTGILPVQPISTVQMYVAGGWRATPVYQRDDLRSHDCISGPAMIVEATGTNIIEPGWEAEITENNDLILNRRCTQMDADSIRVHPRLSAVTSDPVLLEIFNNLFRAIAEQMGVTLQNTSSSVNIKERLDFSCAIFDKNGQLVANAPHIPVHLGSMSESVEALILARGNAIQPGDVYVSNNPYNGGTHLPDITVITPVFDRDSSLPLFYVASRGHHADIGGITPGSMPPNSTTVTEEGILLDNFLLVSEGNFREKELLELLTAGNFPVRNSAQNLADLQAQIAANKRGAEELLKMVEHYGLKTVQAYMGFVQDNAEESVRRVIDVLQDGEFTYPMDSGGQIKVAITIDKSARSAKIDFTGTSGQQTNNFNAPAAVCKAAVLYVFRTLVDDDIPLNAGCLKPLEIINPEGCMLNPRYPAAVVAGNVETSQNITDALYCALGVMAASQGTMNNFTFGNQRYQYYETICGGSGAGADFDGTDAVQTHMTNSRLTDPEVLEWRFPVLLESFAIRANSGGNGYHRGGNGVVRRVRFREAMTAGILSGRRVISPCGLNGGEVGKVGRNYVERVDGKVEDLGSTASVEMQSGDVFVIETPGGGGYGYL, encoded by the coding sequence ATGAATGCTGTTTTTGACGATCGCACTCGCTGGCAATTTTGGATCGATCGCGGTGGCACTTTTACTGATATTGTCGCCAAGAACCCCGACGGTAAATTAGTCATTCACAAGCTGCTGTCGGAAAACCCGGAACGCTACACCGACGCGGCAGTTCAAGGAATCCGCGATATTTTAGGAATTGGCGCAGATTTTCCGATACCCGCTGCACAAATTGAAGCGATTAAAATGGGGACGACGGTGGCGACAAATGCTTTGCTGGAACGAAAGGGCGATCGCACAATTCTGTTAATTACTAAAGGTTTCGGCGATGCGCTGAGAATTGGTTATCAGAACCGCCCGAATATTTTCGCGCGTCACATTGTTTTGCCCCAAATGCTGTACGATCGAGTTATTGAAGTTGCGGAACGCTACAGCGCTCAAGGTGAGGAGTTAACTGCTGTCAATCCCGAGTTTATCCCGTGTTTGCAGCAAGCATACGATGAGGGAATTCGCAGTTGTGCGATCGTCTTCATGCACGGCTACCGCTACTCGGAACACGAAAAACAAGTTGCTAAAATAGCCCGAGAAATTGGTTTTACTCAAATTTCAGTATCTCACGAAGTTAGCCCGCTGATGAAACTGGTTTCGCGGGGAGATACTGCGGTTGTCGATGCTTATTTATCTCCGATTTTACGGCGTTATGTCGAACAAGTAACCAGTCAATTATCTCCTGTAGGGGCGGTGCCCCCGTGCCCGCCCTCCCCGTGCCCGCCACCCAAATTAATGTTTATGCAGTCCAACGGCGGCTTAGTGGAAGCGACACAATTTCAAGGAAAAAACAGTATTTTATCCGGGCCTGCTGGGGGAATTGTCGGTGCGGTTCAAACGAGCAAAAAGGCAGGTTTTGATAAAATTATTACCTTTGATATGGGCGGAACTTCCACAGATGTTGCCCATTTTAACGGCGAATACGAACGCGAATTTGAGACGGAAATTGCTGGGGTGAGATTGCGATCGCCCGTGATGGCAATTCACACTGTCGCAGCCGGCGGCGGTTCAATTGTCTTTTTTGACGGGGCTCGCTACCGCGTCGGGCCGGAGTCTGCGGGGGCCAATCCTGGGCCCGCTTGCTATCGCAAAGGCGGCCCTTTGACTGTGACTGATTGCAATGTGATGTTGGGGAAAATTCAACCGGATTTTTTCCCGAAAGTATTTGGATTGAATGGAGATTTGCCGATCGCCCCTGACGTAGTAAAGCAAAAATTTGGGCAATTAGCGGGGGAAATTGGGGGCGAGAGGACGGCGGAACAGGTGGCGGAGGGTTTTTTGGCGATCGCGGTGGAAAAGATGGCAAATGCTGTCAAAAAAATCTCGCTTCAGCGCGGTTACGATGTTTCGGAGTATACATTGTGCTGTTTCGGCGGTGCGGGCGGCCAACACGCTTGTGCGATCGCCGATGCTTTGGGGATGAAACGGGTATTTATTCACCCTTATGCGGGCGTGTTGTCGGCTTACGGTATGGGTTTGGCTGATGTGCGGGCTATTCGCGAAAGGGCGATCGAGCAACAATTAAATGCAGCATTATTACCTGATTTGCATTATATTTTAACCGAATTGGAGGCAGATGGAAAGAGGGAATTGAACCGCAGAGGCGCAGATAACACAGAGGATAAGTCAGAGGTTTTAGTTGTTAAGAAGTTGCGCTTAAAATATCAGGGAAGTGACTCGGTTTTGGCGGTAAATTTTGCTGACAAGATTGAGGTAATGCAGGCTGAATTTGAAGCAGCCCACCGACAGCGTTACAGTTTTATTATGCCAGAAAAACCGCTGATTGTGGAAGCGGTTTCGGTGGAAGTTGTAGAAAGAATGGATGTGCCGGAAGCCTCCACAATTTCCCCCTCTTGTGGCACGGGCATCTTGCCCGTGCAACCAATTTCAACCGTGCAAATGTATGTTGCTGGCGGGTGGCGGGCAACGCCTGTTTATCAGAGAGATGATTTGCGATCGCACGACTGCATTAGCGGCCCTGCTATGATTGTTGAGGCAACGGGAACTAATATCATAGAACCGGGCTGGGAAGCGGAAATAACCGAAAATAACGATCTAATTTTGAACCGCCGATGCACGCAGATGGACGCAGATAGTATCCGCGTTCATCCGCGTTTATCTGCGGTTACATCCGATCCAGTTTTGCTGGAAATTTTTAATAATTTGTTTCGGGCGATCGCCGAACAAATGGGCGTCACATTGCAAAACACAAGTTCCTCAGTCAACATCAAAGAACGCCTCGACTTTTCCTGTGCAATTTTCGACAAAAACGGGCAATTAGTTGCCAACGCCCCGCACATTCCCGTACATCTCGGCTCGATGAGCGAAAGCGTTGAAGCTTTAATTTTAGCACGAGGCAATGCGATTCAACCGGGCGATGTTTATGTTTCTAACAATCCCTACAACGGCGGCACGCATTTACCCGATATCACCGTTATTACTCCAGTATTCGATCGCGATTCCTCCCTTCCTTTGTTTTATGTTGCCTCGCGGGGACACCACGCCGACATCGGCGGCATTACTCCCGGTTCCATGCCTCCTAACAGTACAACAGTAACTGAAGAAGGTATATTGCTTGACAATTTCCTGTTAGTAAGCGAGGGCAATTTTCGAGAAAAAGAATTACTAGAACTTTTGACAGCGGGTAATTTTCCTGTTCGCAATTCCGCTCAAAATCTAGCCGATTTGCAAGCACAAATTGCTGCTAACAAGCGCGGCGCAGAAGAACTTCTCAAGATGGTAGAGCATTATGGATTAAAGACTGTGCAAGCTTATATGGGCTTCGTACAAGACAATGCTGAGGAGTCGGTACGCAGGGTAATTGATGTTTTGCAAGATGGCGAGTTTACTTATCCGATGGATAGTGGCGGACAAATTAAGGTAGCGATTACAATTGACAAATCTGCGCGCAGTGCAAAAATAGATTTTACTGGCACTTCAGGTCAACAAACTAACAATTTTAATGCTCCCGCAGCCGTCTGCAAAGCGGCTGTTTTGTATGTTTTCCGCACGTTGGTAGATGACGATATTCCTCTAAATGCGGGCTGTTTGAAACCTCTCGAAATCATCAATCCCGAAGGCTGTATGCTGAATCCTCGCTATCCAGCGGCGGTAGTTGCCGGAAATGTGGAAACATCGCAGAATATTACGGATGCTTTGTATTGTGCTTTGGGAGTGATGGCGGCTTCTCAGGGAACTATGAATAATTTTACATTTGGAAATCAGCGCTATCAATATTATGAAACTATTTGCGGCGGTTCGGGTGCTGGTGCAGATTTTGACGGTACTGATGCGGTGCAAACTCACATGACTAATTCGCGTTTAACTGACCCAGAAGTATTAGAATGGCGCTTTCCGGTGTTGTTAGAAAGTTTTGCAATCCGGGCTAATAGCGGCGGGAATGGATATCATCGCGGGGGGAATGGAGTTGTGCGGCGAGTACGATTTCGGGAGGCAATGACGGCGGGAATTTTATCGGGGCGGCGGGTGATTTCTCCCTGCGGTTTGAATGGGGGTGAAGTGGGGAAAGTAGGGCGGAATTATGTTGAAAGAGTTGATGGAAAAGTTGAGGATTTGGGGAGTACGGCGAGTGTGGAAATGCAGTCGGGGGATGTGTTTGTCATTGAGACTCCGGGGGGTGGAGGATACGGTTATTTATAG
- a CDS encoding RNA polymerase sigma factor, whose translation MQTPNFSELNHPVVKSLFHHSDQELLTLFQNHPDQGRFFTAIFCRYAQIVHSLIRHSVRSPVQGDYLFAHTWLHIYHELRGLDLRREIRESDGGNLSLQNWLINVTAVCINQAELPPVESIHYSLQSAPPPLWCYVKQALELLAPLPRLVVLMAQTFRWSETRIAAYLQAEGEAISPAQVKALLQKGYQSLESNLPEDIRAIYLDENLDYQEALV comes from the coding sequence GTGCAAACACCTAATTTTTCCGAACTCAACCATCCTGTGGTCAAATCCCTGTTCCATCACAGCGACCAGGAATTATTGACTCTGTTTCAAAACCATCCCGATCAGGGTCGCTTCTTCACGGCGATTTTTTGCCGCTACGCTCAAATTGTACACTCCCTGATCCGCCATTCCGTGCGATCGCCCGTACAAGGCGATTACCTGTTTGCTCACACTTGGCTGCACATCTATCACGAACTGCGAGGCCTCGATTTGCGCCGCGAAATCCGAGAGTCTGATGGCGGAAATCTCAGTCTCCAAAACTGGCTGATTAATGTCACCGCAGTCTGCATAAATCAAGCTGAACTGCCCCCTGTTGAGTCGATTCACTACTCTTTGCAATCGGCTCCGCCTCCCCTGTGGTGTTACGTCAAACAAGCCTTAGAACTGTTAGCGCCGCTGCCTCGTCTAGTGGTGTTGATGGCTCAGACTTTCCGCTGGAGCGAAACTCGAATTGCAGCTTATTTGCAAGCCGAAGGCGAAGCTATTTCGCCGGCTCAGGTAAAGGCTTTGCTGCAAAAAGGATATCAAAGTTTAGAATCAAACTTGCCGGAGGATATTCGGGCGATTTATCTAGATGAAAATCTCGATTATCAAGAAGCACTTGTCTAG